From Antennarius striatus isolate MH-2024 chromosome 9, ASM4005453v1, whole genome shotgun sequence, one genomic window encodes:
- the eva1ba gene encoding eva-1 homolog Ba: MDVKKKEMDLLSNSIAAYAHIKANPESFGLYFVLGVCFGLVLTLCLLVIRISCKPRTNIPPSTLEKKHLKDISVEDEESEDDEEEDGEDADATIPLPSTEIPVGNHTNHSDGTLSVNVFTSAEELERAQRLEERERIIREIWRNGQPDILGTGTGTLGRVHYY; this comes from the exons ATGgatgtgaagaaaaaagaaatggacCTCCTGAGTAACAGCATTGCTGCATATGCACACATTAAGG CAAACCCAGAGAGCTTCGGCCTTTACTTTGTCCTGGGGGTGTGTTTCGGACTGGTGCTGACGCTCTGCCTCCTGGTCATCCGTATCTCCTGCAAGCCACGGACAAACATCCCTCCTTCCACGCTTGAGAAAAAGCACCTAAAAGACATCAgcgtggaggatgaggagagcgaggacgatgaagaagaagatggagaggatgcAGATGCAACAATTCCTTTGCCCAGCACTGAAATCCCCGTTGGTAATCACACCAACCATTCAGACGGGACGCTGAGCGTGAATGTATTTACTTCCGCTGAGGAACTGGAGAGGGCGCAGCGATTGGAGGAGAGAGAACGTATCATACGTGAGATCTGGAGAAATGGACAACCTGATATTCTAGGGACAGGAACGGGGACTCTAGGAAGAGTGCATTACTACTAA